One Fontisphaera persica DNA window includes the following coding sequences:
- a CDS encoding DEAD/DEAH box helicase, translating into MAGTLIERLPAEPVSPDSLLERFLAYVQDRGLELYPAQEEALLELLEGKNVILNTPTGSGKSLVAAALHFFALAQGRRSVYTCPIKALVNEKWMALCRDFGPENVGLSTGDATVNRDAPILCCTAEILANIALREGAEAPVDDAVLDEFHYYADPERGVAWQVPLLTLPQTRFLLMSATLGDTTFFEEALTRLNGRPTVTVRSDHRPVPLSFAYAETPLAQTVERLLSENKAPIYVVHFTQAEAADNAQNFTSLNVCTREEKQALAQALEGYRFTSPYGPEIKKYLRQGIGIHHAGLLPRYRVLVEQLAQQGLLKVICGTDTLGVGINVPIRTVLFTRLCKFDGQKTAILSARDFHQIAGRAGRKGFDERGYVVAQAPEHVVENLKLEEKARRDGKKYVKRRPPEHNFVNWDVQTFRRLMAAPPEKLVSRFQVTHGMLLQVLSRRGDGCRAMQRLVRDCHEPPKAKAQHRRRAWQLFRALVERGIIEFTPQAEDGSYLRVRMDLQEDFSMDQTLSLYLLETLPLLDPQAPDYALNVITLIESILEDPAPILRRQLDRLKAQRIAEMKQQGLNYEERMAELEQLEHPKPLREFIYSTFNAFADKHPWVGQENIRPKSIAREMFEQFRSFADYVKDYELQRVEGLLLRHLHNVYKVLAQTVPDQAKNETLWEMETYLRTLLRQVDSSLLEEWEKMLHPAVAAAAAARHAAPGLAPPGGEAPAADITRDTEAFLRQIRTLIFNFLRNWQCGEPEAAIEQLFHREDAAGQPWTPERLKALYEEYLQEHQRLCLDPEARNRRHTYVEKGAAPRAWRVQQMLVDPDGFNDWVAEFTVDLPASRRAEAPALRLERLGPLVGGPSQPAETEKP; encoded by the coding sequence GTGGCTGGTACCCTCATAGAGCGGCTGCCCGCAGAGCCGGTCAGTCCCGACTCCTTGCTGGAACGCTTCCTGGCGTATGTGCAGGACCGCGGGTTGGAGCTCTACCCAGCCCAGGAGGAGGCTCTGCTGGAATTGCTCGAAGGCAAGAACGTCATCCTGAATACCCCCACCGGCTCCGGCAAATCCCTGGTGGCGGCGGCGCTGCATTTCTTTGCGCTGGCCCAGGGACGCCGCTCGGTGTACACCTGCCCCATCAAGGCGCTGGTCAACGAGAAATGGATGGCGCTTTGCCGTGATTTCGGCCCGGAAAACGTGGGCTTGAGCACCGGCGATGCCACCGTCAACCGTGACGCCCCCATCCTCTGTTGCACCGCCGAAATCCTGGCCAATATCGCCTTGCGCGAAGGTGCGGAAGCCCCGGTGGACGATGCGGTGCTGGACGAATTCCACTATTACGCAGACCCGGAGCGCGGGGTGGCCTGGCAGGTGCCACTCCTCACTCTGCCCCAAACCCGGTTTCTTCTCATGTCCGCCACCTTGGGAGATACCACTTTTTTTGAAGAAGCCCTGACCCGCCTTAATGGACGGCCCACGGTGACCGTGCGCTCGGACCATCGCCCGGTCCCCTTGAGCTTCGCCTACGCGGAAACTCCGCTGGCCCAGACGGTGGAAAGGCTTTTATCCGAGAATAAAGCTCCCATTTACGTGGTGCATTTCACCCAGGCGGAAGCCGCCGATAATGCCCAGAACTTCACCAGTCTGAATGTTTGCACCCGGGAGGAAAAACAGGCCCTCGCCCAGGCATTGGAGGGATACCGCTTCACCAGCCCTTATGGGCCGGAAATCAAGAAATACCTGCGGCAGGGGATTGGCATCCATCACGCGGGGCTTTTGCCGCGGTACCGGGTGTTGGTGGAGCAACTGGCACAGCAGGGGCTGTTAAAAGTCATCTGTGGGACTGACACCCTGGGCGTCGGCATCAACGTCCCCATCCGTACCGTCCTCTTCACCCGCCTCTGCAAATTCGACGGCCAGAAAACCGCCATCCTCTCCGCCCGCGATTTCCATCAAATCGCCGGCCGCGCCGGCCGCAAAGGCTTTGATGAGCGCGGCTACGTCGTGGCCCAGGCCCCGGAGCATGTGGTGGAAAATCTTAAACTCGAAGAAAAAGCCCGGCGCGACGGCAAAAAATACGTCAAACGCCGCCCGCCGGAGCATAACTTTGTGAACTGGGACGTCCAAACCTTCCGCCGGCTCATGGCCGCGCCCCCGGAAAAGCTGGTTTCCCGGTTTCAGGTGACCCACGGCATGCTCCTGCAAGTGCTGAGCCGCCGCGGTGACGGTTGCCGCGCCATGCAACGGCTGGTGCGCGATTGCCACGAGCCGCCCAAAGCCAAAGCCCAGCATCGCCGCCGGGCCTGGCAGCTTTTCCGCGCGCTGGTCGAGCGCGGCATCATCGAATTCACGCCGCAGGCGGAGGACGGCTCCTACCTGCGCGTGCGGATGGATTTGCAGGAAGATTTCAGCATGGACCAGACGCTTTCGCTCTACCTGCTGGAAACGCTGCCGCTGCTTGACCCCCAGGCGCCCGATTACGCGCTGAACGTCATCACCCTCATCGAGAGCATCTTGGAGGACCCCGCCCCAATCCTGCGCCGCCAGCTTGACCGTCTCAAGGCCCAGCGCATCGCCGAAATGAAGCAGCAAGGCCTGAACTACGAGGAGCGCATGGCCGAGCTGGAGCAACTGGAGCATCCCAAGCCGCTGCGCGAGTTTATTTACAGCACCTTCAATGCCTTTGCCGACAAACACCCCTGGGTGGGCCAGGAAAACATCCGCCCCAAATCCATCGCCCGCGAAATGTTCGAGCAATTCCGCTCCTTTGCCGATTACGTCAAGGACTACGAGCTGCAGCGGGTGGAAGGCCTGCTTCTGCGCCATCTGCACAACGTCTATAAAGTGCTGGCCCAAACCGTGCCGGACCAGGCCAAAAACGAAACGTTGTGGGAGATGGAAACGTACTTGCGCACCCTGCTGCGGCAGGTGGACTCCAGCCTGTTGGAAGAATGGGAAAAGATGCTGCACCCCGCAGTGGCGGCCGCCGCCGCCGCCCGCCATGCCGCGCCGGGCCTGGCCCCGCCCGGCGGCGAAGCTCCAGCCGCCGACATCACCCGGGACACCGAGGCTTTTCTGCGGCAAATCCGCACGTTAATTTTCAACTTTCTCCGCAACTGGCAATGTGGCGAACCGGAGGCCGCCATTGAGCAACTCTTCCACCGCGAGGATGCCGCCGGCCAGCCGTGGACGCCCGAGCGCCTGAAAGCCTTGTACGAAGAATATTTGCAGGAACACCAGCGCCTGTGCCTGGACCCGGAAGCCCGCAACCGCCGCCACACTTATGTGGAAAAAGGCGCGGCCCCGCGGGCGTGGCGCGTGCAGCAAATGCTCGTGGACCCGGACGGCTTCAATGACTGGGTGGCCGAGTTCACCGTGGATTTGCCGGCCTCCCGCCGCGCCGAAGCCCCCGCGCTGCGCCTGGAGCGCCTTGGGCCGCTGGTGGGCGGCCCTTCCCAACCGGCGGAGACTGAAAAGCCCTGA
- a CDS encoding L-fucose isomerase encodes MKVNRPVSRLIGALPKVGIRPAIDGRRKGVRESLEKTTMAMARSVARLISERLRHTCGKKVECVVGATCIGGVAEAAMVDEQFRQEGVGVSLTVSPCWCYGSETMDMDLLRPKAVWGFNGTERPGAVYLAAVSAGHTQKGLPVFSIYGRNVQDIGDTEIPGEVQEKILRFTKAGLALATMRGKSYLSLGGVSMGIAGSIVNQDFFEDYLGMRVECVDMTELIRRIEEQIYDEREFKRALAWVKQNCREGKDYNRTPRDAARKAWEWEFVVKCAMIVRDLMIGNEALAAKGLVEESLGHNAIVGGFQGQRQWTDHYPNGDFLEAILSSSFDWNGIREPILVATENDCLNGACMLLGHQLTDTAQIFADVRTYWSPEAVKRVTGRELTGAAAGGVLHLINSGAAALDGCGKLMKDGKPVIKPWWEITPEEAQACLDATTWPPAIYEYFRGGGFSSAYGTRANMPATMFRINLVKGLGPALQIAEGQLVDLPEEIYTVLEERTNPTWPSHWFVPHLTGQGPFRDVYSVMNAWGANHCVISYGHVGADLITLAAMLRIPVYMHNVAQERIFRPSAWTAFGTADAEAADFRACRHFGPLYGKTRG; translated from the coding sequence ATGAAAGTAAATCGTCCAGTGTCACGTTTGATTGGCGCCCTGCCCAAGGTGGGCATTCGTCCGGCCATTGATGGCCGGCGCAAGGGCGTGCGCGAGTCGTTGGAAAAAACCACGATGGCCATGGCCCGCTCCGTGGCGCGGCTGATTTCGGAGCGGCTGCGGCACACCTGCGGCAAAAAGGTGGAGTGTGTGGTGGGGGCTACGTGCATTGGCGGCGTGGCGGAGGCGGCCATGGTGGACGAGCAATTCCGGCAGGAAGGGGTGGGGGTGTCACTCACCGTTTCGCCGTGCTGGTGTTATGGCAGCGAAACGATGGACATGGATTTGTTGCGGCCCAAAGCCGTCTGGGGATTCAACGGCACCGAGCGCCCCGGCGCGGTGTATCTGGCGGCGGTGAGCGCCGGGCACACGCAAAAGGGTTTGCCGGTGTTTTCCATTTACGGGCGCAACGTGCAGGACATTGGCGACACGGAAATACCGGGGGAAGTGCAGGAAAAAATCCTGCGTTTCACCAAGGCGGGGCTGGCGCTGGCCACCATGCGCGGGAAGTCCTACCTCTCGCTGGGCGGGGTTTCGATGGGCATCGCCGGCTCGATTGTGAATCAGGATTTCTTTGAGGATTACCTGGGGATGCGGGTGGAGTGCGTGGACATGACGGAATTGATACGGCGCATTGAGGAGCAGATTTATGACGAGCGCGAGTTCAAGCGGGCCCTGGCGTGGGTGAAGCAGAACTGCCGGGAGGGCAAGGACTACAACCGCACGCCGCGGGATGCCGCGCGGAAGGCGTGGGAGTGGGAGTTTGTGGTCAAATGCGCCATGATTGTGCGGGACCTGATGATTGGCAACGAGGCCCTGGCGGCCAAAGGCTTGGTGGAAGAATCCCTGGGCCACAACGCCATCGTGGGCGGTTTTCAGGGCCAGCGCCAGTGGACGGACCATTATCCGAATGGCGACTTTTTGGAAGCCATCCTCAGCTCGTCCTTTGATTGGAATGGCATACGGGAGCCGATTTTGGTGGCCACCGAAAACGACTGCCTCAACGGCGCCTGCATGTTGCTGGGCCATCAATTGACGGATACCGCCCAAATCTTTGCCGATGTGCGCACTTATTGGAGTCCAGAGGCGGTCAAGCGGGTGACGGGCCGCGAATTGACCGGCGCGGCGGCAGGCGGGGTTTTGCATCTTATCAACTCCGGCGCGGCGGCCCTGGATGGCTGTGGCAAGCTGATGAAGGACGGCAAACCGGTCATCAAGCCGTGGTGGGAAATCACGCCGGAAGAGGCGCAGGCCTGTCTGGACGCCACCACCTGGCCGCCCGCCATTTACGAGTATTTCCGCGGGGGCGGCTTCTCCAGCGCGTATGGCACACGGGCCAACATGCCGGCCACCATGTTCCGCATCAACCTGGTCAAGGGGCTGGGGCCGGCGCTGCAAATCGCCGAAGGCCAACTGGTGGATTTGCCCGAGGAGATTTACACGGTGCTGGAGGAGCGCACCAATCCCACCTGGCCCTCGCACTGGTTTGTGCCGCATCTGACCGGCCAGGGGCCCTTCCGCGATGTGTATTCGGTGATGAACGCCTGGGGGGCCAATCACTGCGTCATCAGCTACGGGCACGTGGGCGCGGACCTAATTACGCTGGCCGCCATGTTGCGCATCCCGGTGTACATGCACAACGTGGCCCAGGAGCGCATCTTCCGTCCCTCGGCCTGGACGGCGTTTGGCACGGCGGATGCCGAAGCGGCGGATTTCCGCGCCTGCCGTCACTTTGGGCCGCTTTACGGTAAAACGCGGGGATGA